One genomic window of Leptospira perdikensis includes the following:
- a CDS encoding PAS domain S-box protein, giving the protein MNPVKLISGKRELCDLVLSNGLHGFLVWDMSIGVVYPSPVASKSMALEEDQSFPAECILTNSGIRLDTAIGSKEAILGRICFDPSNSAGFPFRMHLKDFTESGKNFILIVLDTTIESPNNTNPHILQSTELSRDLFSSSFRSSSIGMEIENPHGEVIEVNPIFCQWLGYSASELKTKSISDITHPEDLKVELSFLEKLNRGSIQSFQIKKRYITKDKRLIWAVLSKSIIRDHLGNPIYYLSQILDITESLQAELELQNLSRLLDQVAGLAKIGGWDLDLTTNKANWTNVTKRIHEVEDDFVPSVAGGISFYQSEESHRKISNAVDLLLKEGKEYNLELEMVTAKGNQTWVRTIGRAEYENGKIVKIYGTIQDINELKKWEMALAAQTAILWSFVEHAPAAVAMLDQEMRYVALSQRWIEDYKIPLSKEEIIGKSHYEIFPNIGPVWKDIHARGLCGEVLKKDEDVWRPPGWEKDQVLQWEIRPWNQLGGGIGGILMFTRDITEAYETKLELKYAKEFAEKAYSAKSEFLANMSHEIRTPLNGIIGYSDLLAETLENSSYSEYAQIVKQSANVLLNIVNDILDFSKAEAGKLQLAEEPYNLKKLVLEAIKIMNIQAIIKGLDIQFHIDENIPPLLMFDSNRLRQVILNLLGNSIKFTESGFVECNVQRLEFADSKQVKLRISVKDTGIGIAEDSQKKIFDSFTQEDFSTTRKFGGTGLGLAICKQLLALMKSDLQLKSKLSEGSEFYFDILLRVPEFDPELKPSESETNLSKDGDRNRSAVNETTKILVVEDNPVNLGLMKNFIKRILPEAKILEAQNGEEAIHVFQGETPSLILMDIQMPIMNGYDATKEIRKLPEGKTLPIIAVTAGIIAGEKEKCLEIGMNDYISKPVQKENLKQTLFNWLG; this is encoded by the coding sequence ATGAATCCAGTTAAATTGATATCAGGCAAACGAGAGTTATGTGATCTTGTGTTGTCAAATGGCTTACATGGATTTTTAGTTTGGGACATGTCCATTGGAGTTGTATATCCTAGTCCCGTTGCATCCAAGTCTATGGCGCTGGAAGAGGATCAGTCTTTTCCTGCAGAATGTATTCTTACCAACTCAGGAATTCGTTTGGATACTGCTATTGGTAGTAAAGAGGCCATTCTCGGTCGTATTTGTTTTGATCCAAGTAATAGCGCGGGTTTTCCCTTTCGGATGCATTTGAAGGATTTTACGGAGTCAGGTAAAAACTTCATTCTCATTGTTTTGGATACTACAATAGAGTCGCCAAACAATACGAATCCTCATATTTTACAATCTACGGAACTTTCTCGTGATCTATTTTCCTCGTCTTTTCGTAGTTCCAGTATTGGGATGGAAATTGAAAATCCTCATGGGGAAGTGATTGAGGTCAATCCTATCTTTTGCCAATGGCTTGGATATTCGGCGAGTGAATTAAAAACGAAATCCATTTCAGATATCACCCATCCAGAGGATTTGAAAGTTGAACTTTCTTTTTTGGAGAAACTCAATAGAGGTTCGATTCAAAGTTTTCAAATTAAAAAACGATATATCACTAAAGACAAACGTTTGATTTGGGCCGTGCTCAGTAAGTCCATCATCAGAGATCATTTAGGAAATCCAATATATTATCTTTCTCAAATTTTAGATATCACCGAATCCTTACAAGCGGAGTTAGAATTACAAAACCTATCACGACTTCTCGACCAAGTTGCCGGTCTTGCAAAAATAGGTGGTTGGGATTTGGACTTAACCACAAACAAAGCAAATTGGACTAATGTAACCAAAAGAATTCACGAAGTGGAAGACGATTTTGTTCCGAGTGTAGCCGGGGGAATCAGTTTTTATCAATCAGAAGAAAGCCATCGAAAGATATCCAATGCAGTAGATTTACTTTTAAAAGAAGGAAAAGAATACAATTTAGAATTGGAAATGGTAACCGCTAAAGGGAACCAAACTTGGGTTCGGACGATTGGCCGTGCAGAGTATGAAAATGGAAAAATTGTAAAAATTTACGGAACGATCCAAGACATCAATGAACTTAAAAAATGGGAAATGGCACTTGCTGCACAAACAGCCATTTTGTGGTCATTTGTGGAACATGCACCGGCCGCCGTTGCCATGTTAGACCAAGAGATGCGGTATGTAGCTCTTAGCCAACGTTGGATCGAAGATTATAAAATTCCGTTGTCGAAAGAAGAAATCATCGGAAAAAGTCATTATGAAATTTTCCCGAATATTGGCCCGGTGTGGAAAGACATTCATGCTCGCGGATTATGTGGGGAAGTTTTAAAAAAAGATGAAGATGTTTGGCGCCCACCTGGTTGGGAAAAAGACCAAGTTTTACAATGGGAAATTCGCCCTTGGAATCAGTTAGGTGGTGGTATTGGAGGAATTCTTATGTTTACCCGAGATATTACAGAAGCATATGAAACCAAACTAGAATTAAAGTATGCAAAAGAATTTGCAGAAAAAGCATATAGTGCTAAGTCAGAATTTTTAGCCAATATGAGTCATGAAATTCGGACTCCGCTCAACGGGATCATTGGTTATTCCGATTTACTTGCAGAAACTCTGGAAAATTCTTCTTATAGCGAATACGCTCAAATAGTAAAACAGTCAGCAAATGTACTACTTAATATTGTAAATGATATTCTCGATTTTTCCAAAGCAGAAGCAGGGAAATTACAACTGGCGGAGGAACCGTACAATCTTAAGAAATTGGTTTTAGAAGCCATAAAAATCATGAATATCCAAGCCATAATCAAGGGCCTCGACATTCAATTTCATATTGATGAAAATATTCCTCCACTTCTTATGTTTGATTCCAATCGGTTAAGGCAAGTGATATTGAATTTACTTGGAAACTCAATTAAGTTTACTGAATCTGGTTTTGTGGAATGTAATGTTCAAAGATTAGAATTCGCAGATTCCAAACAGGTAAAGTTAAGAATTTCTGTAAAGGATACTGGGATTGGAATTGCAGAGGATAGTCAGAAAAAAATATTTGATTCATTTACTCAGGAAGATTTTTCCACAACACGAAAGTTTGGTGGAACGGGACTTGGCCTTGCTATATGTAAACAACTTCTTGCGCTTATGAAATCTGACTTACAATTAAAAAGTAAATTGAGTGAAGGTAGTGAGTTTTATTTTGATATCTTATTAAGAGTTCCGGAGTTTGATCCTGAGTTAAAACCTTCGGAATCAGAAACAAATCTTTCTAAGGATGGGGATCGGAATCGTTCTGCAGTTAATGAAACTACCAAAATTTTGGTGGTAGAAGACAATCCTGTAAACCTTGGACTTATGAAGAATTTTATCAAACGAATCCTTCCCGAAGCAAAGATTCTGGAAGCACAAAATGGGGAAGAGGCCATTCATGTATTCCAGGGAGAAACACCTTCTCTCATTCTTATGGACATTCAAATGCCGATTATGAATGGCTATGATGCAACAAAAGAAATTCGAAAACTTCCCGAAGGCAAAACCTTACCGATTATCGCCGTGACAGCCGGGATCATCGCAGGGGAAAAAGAAAAATGTTTAGAGATCGGAATGAATGATTATATCAGTAAACCAGTCCAAAAAGAAAATTTGAAACAAACACTTTTTAACTGGTTAGGTTAG
- a CDS encoding methyl-accepting chemotaxis protein encodes MKLKWEPDSLRTKLLLLTVLSVAISASLTGFLSYYVGRSTIISKLESFDILKILESKSASIDSILERAKETATLLVSDENSVIWAKSGEPKGERSDNLFKSLTAYKGKLGYITYLGLINPLTKNYFNQKAEKIDTLRANDPDDSWFFELVASGKEMTINMDYTAEYKSYAIFVNGVRIENGKPVLISSIGIDVSNASKQFTQVDQFSGESWLVDGDGQIKLAADIKLLNQDIKTAFPEGISEKLKNSKEEVIIFQGKNQLGSDCIYGAYKLRSVPWRVIYRVPVATMTKSLDSISFFTILSIVFSVVFVSFGMGYILTKVTNALQEASVLMNRISHNELTVEVPKNQLERKDEIGGMANSLEKMRKNLISIVKKIQSLSEALTVKSGHLSSLASDSSATMEEIASSVQELSASAENVSASAEEISSQSNSMMETLSLLGDEMELVSKGAENIELKAGQLETFAGKSLSEARSLFETINVKIQNAVKDAEAIKEIRDLASMISEIGDQTNLLSLNAAIEAARAGEHGRGFAVVATEVSNLAGKSQDTVKKIVELNKKLEKAMIEMVDSVKELLGMITEKVIPDYEEVAASGRQYRAQSEEINKLAKRTFTLSREISSSITEVHQAILSVSDAMNQNALALGEINSGTNQISDASVQTADSSQELTQAAEDMKEIAYQFKLSP; translated from the coding sequence ATGAAATTGAAATGGGAACCAGATTCACTACGTACAAAATTATTACTGCTTACCGTTCTCTCTGTTGCGATCTCTGCCAGTTTAACTGGTTTTTTAAGTTATTATGTTGGTAGAAGTACGATCATTTCAAAATTAGAAAGTTTTGATATATTAAAAATTTTAGAATCGAAGTCGGCATCCATTGATTCCATTTTGGAACGTGCCAAAGAAACAGCCACTTTGCTTGTTTCAGACGAGAATAGTGTCATTTGGGCAAAGTCGGGAGAACCTAAGGGAGAGAGGTCGGACAACCTGTTCAAAAGTCTTACGGCGTATAAAGGAAAACTCGGTTATATAACTTATTTAGGATTAATTAATCCTTTAACAAAAAATTACTTCAATCAAAAAGCCGAAAAAATTGATACCCTTCGTGCCAATGATCCAGATGATTCTTGGTTTTTTGAACTGGTCGCTTCTGGAAAAGAAATGACGATTAACATGGATTATACGGCTGAGTATAAGTCCTATGCTATTTTTGTAAATGGTGTTCGGATTGAAAATGGAAAACCCGTTTTGATTAGTTCCATAGGAATCGATGTGTCAAATGCTTCCAAACAATTCACACAAGTGGACCAATTCAGTGGAGAGAGTTGGCTTGTGGATGGGGATGGGCAAATCAAACTCGCGGCCGATATTAAATTGTTGAATCAAGATATAAAAACTGCCTTTCCTGAAGGGATTTCCGAAAAATTAAAAAACTCTAAGGAAGAGGTGATTATTTTTCAAGGAAAGAACCAACTGGGTAGTGATTGTATTTATGGTGCATATAAATTACGTTCCGTACCTTGGCGTGTGATTTATCGAGTTCCTGTGGCTACAATGACCAAGTCCCTTGATTCTATTTCCTTTTTTACCATTTTGAGTATTGTTTTCTCTGTTGTTTTTGTTTCTTTCGGAATGGGTTATATCTTAACAAAAGTAACCAACGCATTACAAGAAGCATCCGTTCTTATGAATCGAATATCACATAACGAACTAACAGTGGAAGTTCCCAAAAACCAATTAGAGAGAAAGGACGAAATTGGTGGAATGGCAAATAGTTTAGAGAAAATGCGAAAGAATTTAATTTCCATCGTAAAAAAAATTCAATCTTTGTCTGAGGCTTTGACAGTAAAAAGTGGACATCTCTCTTCATTGGCATCAGATTCTTCTGCGACTATGGAAGAGATTGCTTCTTCTGTACAAGAACTATCTGCCAGTGCCGAAAATGTATCCGCATCGGCAGAAGAGATTTCTTCTCAATCCAATTCGATGATGGAAACGTTGAGTTTACTCGGTGATGAAATGGAACTTGTTTCTAAGGGTGCAGAAAATATAGAGTTAAAGGCAGGTCAGCTGGAAACCTTTGCTGGAAAATCATTAAGTGAAGCAAGGTCTCTCTTTGAAACCATTAATGTAAAAATTCAAAATGCAGTGAAGGATGCCGAAGCCATAAAAGAAATTCGTGATCTTGCCAGTATGATTTCTGAAATTGGTGACCAAACCAACTTACTCTCGTTAAATGCAGCAATTGAGGCTGCAAGGGCAGGGGAACATGGTCGTGGATTTGCTGTCGTTGCGACAGAGGTATCCAACTTAGCTGGAAAATCGCAAGATACTGTGAAAAAGATTGTCGAACTCAACAAAAAACTCGAAAAAGCAATGATCGAGATGGTGGATTCGGTCAAAGAACTCCTCGGTATGATTACAGAAAAAGTCATCCCTGACTATGAAGAGGTGGCCGCATCGGGTCGCCAATACCGGGCTCAATCGGAAGAAATCAATAAACTCGCCAAACGAACCTTTACTCTTTCTCGGGAAATTAGTTCTAGTATCACGGAAGTCCACCAGGCCATTCTTTCCGTTTCGGATGCCATGAATCAAAATGCCTTAGCTCTCGGCGAAATCAACTCGGGAACTAACCAAATCAGCGATGCTTCCGTCCAAACAGCTGATAGTTCTCAAGAATTGACCCAGGCCGCAGAAGATATGAAGGAAATTGCCTACCAATTCAAACTTTCGCCATAA
- the argC gene encoding N-acetyl-gamma-glutamyl-phosphate reductase, whose translation MKQTKMAIIGAGGLTGKELTKLIAHHPGFELVHVTSNQVDGKHIREVFPDLPHLPDLKFQKHDAPVPKDAGIVLATPNEASLEKAPIFLKEGRKVIDLSGTFRLHNKNKFEKAYQFSHTEFGLMDQVVFGLPELFREKLKNANFVSNPGCYATSAILPIALLGNLRKEIQGPVIVDAKSGVSGAGGRTEEIKFAYTNVYENFRAYKILTHQHEPEMEEYGFVGSEEREIHFTPHLLPIYRGILATIYISFPKGIDSKLVEEKFQVAASKEPFVRLYSTPEEVEIRKVQNTNFLDLGYRIKGNTLVIVSALDNLMKGAAGQALQNLNLMYGYAETEGLVTL comes from the coding sequence ATGAAACAAACAAAAATGGCAATCATCGGTGCTGGTGGTCTTACCGGTAAAGAACTCACAAAACTCATAGCCCATCATCCAGGTTTTGAGTTGGTTCATGTTACATCCAATCAAGTCGACGGGAAACATATTCGAGAAGTTTTCCCCGACCTACCCCATTTACCGGATTTAAAGTTTCAGAAACACGATGCTCCTGTTCCCAAAGATGCAGGCATTGTCCTTGCCACCCCCAATGAGGCCTCACTTGAGAAGGCTCCGATTTTTCTTAAGGAAGGCCGCAAGGTCATCGATCTTTCCGGAACATTTAGGCTCCACAACAAGAACAAATTTGAAAAGGCTTACCAATTTTCTCACACTGAATTTGGGTTGATGGACCAAGTGGTTTTTGGTCTTCCGGAACTCTTTCGAGAAAAATTAAAAAATGCTAACTTTGTTTCGAATCCTGGTTGTTATGCGACCTCTGCGATTTTACCCATTGCCCTTCTTGGAAATTTAAGAAAGGAAATCCAAGGCCCAGTCATTGTCGATGCCAAATCAGGAGTCAGTGGTGCCGGTGGAAGGACCGAAGAAATCAAATTCGCTTATACGAATGTTTATGAAAATTTTAGAGCTTACAAAATCCTCACTCACCAACATGAACCGGAAATGGAAGAGTATGGATTTGTAGGATCGGAAGAAAGAGAAATTCATTTTACACCCCACCTTCTTCCCATCTACAGAGGAATCCTTGCAACCATTTACATTTCTTTTCCCAAAGGAATTGATTCTAAACTTGTCGAAGAAAAATTTCAAGTCGCGGCTTCAAAAGAACCTTTTGTTCGTTTGTATTCCACTCCAGAAGAAGTAGAAATCAGGAAAGTGCAAAACACAAACTTTTTGGATCTGGGATATCGTATCAAAGGAAACACTCTCGTCATTGTATCGGCACTCGACAACCTAATGAAAGGAGCGGCAGGACAAGCCTTACAAAATTTGAATTTAATGTATGGATATGCTGAGACGGAAGGACTTGTTACCCTTTAA
- a CDS encoding sensor histidine kinase, protein MKSKGLRILISIRMVIGWIAFIATLLNFGKPTFPVAGILTLYFLFSSIFGYLYVNKKTSSDSGNGIITFFLAFDFFVILSGFYSAILSYPKEYAAVPIQNSVFFSIFFFYQLYIGFYLNRRFSTVMGLIVILGYMGGIGIAVSRGTEVFTEYRLEMQTPGKIVLTIEFLKLILLLGKTICVVKLVSFLLDILENNNQRLAEELNLRETSLLKNDRLVTLGTLASNVAHEINNPLAGIKSMNEYLFSEEEAYLNRKDPLWKEKEKQILWIHRTRKQKREDFDSIRNLYKFLPKVELDFLAERCIDLGIDHLSFEGLTLEFNEEWEFVLLWLKFKTVEKANLLVVNAINRTEKIISTFKQFSQPFSYQDKENVRVGDSIRDILLLYNQYFDMGRNLITEIDDSLESNLSESAIKLVWTHLIFNAIQAANPVNGMVKVKVTKFSEKEIQVSITDNGDGIPETQKEFIYIPFFTTREKGEGSGLGLPVAKEIVENQMGRIEFYSVPGNTVFSVFLPIAE, encoded by the coding sequence ATGAAATCAAAGGGTCTAAGAATTTTGATTTCTATACGAATGGTAATTGGTTGGATCGCATTCATTGCAACCCTCTTAAATTTTGGAAAACCGACCTTTCCCGTTGCAGGCATTCTGACTCTTTATTTTCTATTTTCTTCCATTTTTGGTTATCTATATGTGAACAAAAAAACAAGTTCAGATTCAGGGAATGGAATCATTACCTTCTTTTTGGCTTTCGATTTTTTTGTCATTTTGTCCGGATTTTATTCGGCGATTCTTAGTTATCCAAAAGAATATGCTGCCGTCCCGATTCAAAATTCTGTTTTCTTTTCGATATTTTTCTTTTACCAACTTTACATAGGTTTTTATCTCAACCGCCGATTTTCTACAGTGATGGGGCTTATCGTAATTCTTGGTTATATGGGAGGAATTGGAATCGCAGTCTCTAGAGGTACTGAAGTTTTTACTGAATATCGATTAGAAATGCAGACTCCAGGTAAAATTGTTCTCACTATTGAGTTCTTAAAATTGATTCTGTTATTAGGGAAAACAATTTGCGTAGTCAAATTGGTTTCGTTTCTTTTGGATATTTTAGAAAACAACAATCAAAGGTTAGCTGAAGAGTTAAACTTAAGAGAAACTTCCTTACTAAAAAATGATAGGTTGGTTACACTTGGAACTCTTGCTTCTAATGTTGCCCATGAGATTAACAACCCGCTAGCAGGTATTAAGTCCATGAATGAATATTTATTTTCAGAAGAAGAAGCCTATTTGAATCGTAAAGACCCACTTTGGAAAGAAAAGGAGAAACAAATTCTTTGGATCCACCGAACTAGGAAACAAAAACGAGAAGACTTTGATTCTATTCGCAATTTATATAAATTTTTACCGAAAGTTGAGTTGGATTTTTTGGCCGAACGTTGTATTGATCTTGGAATTGACCATTTGAGTTTTGAAGGATTAACATTAGAATTCAATGAAGAATGGGAGTTTGTTTTGTTATGGTTGAAATTTAAAACCGTAGAGAAGGCAAATTTATTGGTCGTAAATGCAATCAACCGAACAGAAAAAATAATTTCTACTTTCAAACAATTTTCCCAACCGTTTTCTTATCAGGATAAAGAAAATGTTCGGGTAGGTGATAGCATTCGAGATATTTTATTATTATACAATCAATACTTCGATATGGGTCGTAATCTTATCACTGAGATCGATGATAGTTTAGAGTCGAATCTTTCTGAGTCTGCAATCAAACTTGTATGGACTCATTTGATTTTTAATGCCATTCAAGCTGCAAATCCAGTGAATGGAATGGTCAAGGTAAAAGTAACAAAGTTCAGTGAAAAAGAAATTCAAGTTTCTATCACTGATAATGGAGACGGAATTCCGGAAACTCAAAAAGAATTTATCTACATACCATTTTTTACAACTAGAGAAAAGGGAGAAGGGAGTGGATTAGGACTCCCTGTCGCTAAAGAAATTGTTGAAAACCAAATGGGTCGGATCGAATTTTATAGTGTTCCAGGAAATACGGTTTTTTCCGTATTTTTACCTATTGCTGAATGA
- a CDS encoding efflux RND transporter permease subunit, translating to MQNIAKFITDKTLIIQFILVLFVLIGLSRLLSMHREAFPNVALDKIVIEAPLPGATPEEIERLVAIPIEKKLRAVAKIDKIRSYNLENVSVIMVFIVEGTKNTKKVLDDIKDAVDSVRLPDNAQKPKVREITTEKQEVISLALSLKEDTGDAISDYRKLRDTAKAFEDRFFQIKEIAEIEKIGYRNREFLVEVNPHALNAKEVGLNTVLNALGSRNINIPSGRLKVNGTEYLLRTRGDFEEAKDMLSVPILGNEFGFATVLKDIAKVVDGFEEEKTYEKLNGKNSIILRVWKTDQADIITTADTVKTLVSSMEGNFPEVETKIYDDKSRDVRRQLGDLILNFETGLVLVLLSLIFILGMRLSIMISVAIIFIFLISFIFLKQFGFTINTITIFGMVMVLGMMVDNSIVVAENTYRLMQEGMERRDAILQTFKDVLVPLLVSFLVISAAFFPLLFMSGVIGKFILGIPAVVLITLASSLLFALVFLPNWLNKFLPKTFQGKIKKEESIEEKEGAFGYVISGYKRTMTFALKHRIFVLSIFTFIFFFTLFLAGRFLPFVMFPSGSEEDIEIKVWMPIGTTLQKNLEIIEKIEPVVTKMAGKDFVHLRSRIGIHENPITDPKPGQEVHRSHLTLKLVTAADRKEWEDARVLVKKIREYIAENKVSGNFPKEMIYDVNARIKGPPVGKPVSLEIRGADFGVIQEIADLYIKELKQMDGVSDIRIDLELGKEEYRFFVKDEIAGRTDVSARDIARSVRTAFNGEVASTISKGEDKINILVRFPEAERHSVSSLNLVKVENKNRRLIPLSQVAYFGKDRDYSMINRQDLQRVVRLEASVDTDKTTSLFVNRQLKNLVNVDKYAANAYSVIFGGEQEDAGKSFRDLGISMLLAVAVIFGIFIVFFNSVGTTTVIIGSIPFGIVGVLFALMTHGMPLSFMSTLAIVALSGSIVANTLILITFIEELRMQGMSIEDAIINGGAIRLRPIFLTTISTVIGLVPSAYGIPTLDPFVQPLSLAFGWGLFFATGVTLIFVPVLYRIKEDFKHIFSKISFSKLLRKS from the coding sequence ATGCAGAACATTGCCAAATTCATTACCGATAAAACTCTTATCATTCAGTTTATTTTAGTCCTATTCGTTTTGATCGGACTTTCTCGTTTACTTTCTATGCATAGGGAAGCATTTCCGAATGTGGCCCTTGATAAAATTGTCATTGAAGCGCCACTTCCCGGTGCCACTCCAGAAGAAATCGAACGTTTGGTGGCAATCCCAATTGAAAAAAAACTCAGAGCCGTTGCAAAGATTGATAAAATTCGAAGTTATAACTTAGAAAACGTCAGTGTGATTATGGTCTTCATTGTTGAAGGAACCAAAAATACAAAAAAAGTTTTAGATGATATCAAAGATGCGGTTGATTCCGTTCGCCTTCCTGACAATGCGCAAAAACCGAAGGTAAGAGAAATTACCACGGAAAAACAAGAGGTGATCAGCCTTGCACTTTCTTTAAAAGAGGATACCGGTGACGCAATTTCCGACTATCGTAAGTTACGTGATACGGCGAAGGCTTTTGAGGACAGATTTTTTCAGATCAAAGAAATTGCTGAGATAGAAAAAATTGGTTATAGAAATCGTGAGTTTCTTGTGGAAGTCAATCCTCATGCCTTAAATGCAAAGGAAGTTGGACTCAATACAGTCCTAAATGCACTCGGCTCCAGAAATATCAATATACCTTCTGGACGTTTGAAGGTCAATGGTACGGAATATCTTTTGCGAACTCGCGGAGATTTTGAAGAAGCAAAAGACATGCTTTCTGTTCCCATACTCGGGAATGAGTTTGGTTTTGCTACAGTTCTAAAAGACATCGCAAAAGTGGTGGATGGTTTTGAGGAAGAAAAAACCTACGAGAAGTTAAATGGAAAAAATAGCATCATCTTACGAGTTTGGAAAACTGACCAAGCAGACATCATTACCACTGCCGATACTGTAAAAACATTAGTTTCTTCCATGGAGGGAAATTTTCCAGAAGTAGAAACAAAAATTTATGATGATAAAAGTAGGGATGTTCGCCGCCAACTCGGAGACCTAATTCTCAATTTTGAAACAGGACTCGTTCTCGTATTACTTTCTCTTATCTTTATTTTGGGTATGAGATTGAGTATTATGATTAGTGTTGCCATCATATTTATTTTTCTCATATCTTTTATATTTTTAAAACAGTTTGGGTTTACCATCAATACCATTACTATTTTTGGAATGGTGATGGTTCTTGGGATGATGGTGGATAATTCCATTGTTGTGGCAGAGAATACCTATCGGTTGATGCAAGAAGGTATGGAGAGACGGGATGCCATTTTACAAACCTTTAAAGATGTATTAGTTCCACTTCTTGTTTCCTTTCTTGTGATTTCTGCAGCATTTTTCCCTCTTTTGTTTATGAGTGGGGTGATTGGTAAATTCATTTTAGGAATTCCAGCTGTGGTCCTTATCACATTGGCAAGTTCTCTTTTGTTTGCACTTGTGTTTTTACCAAACTGGTTGAATAAGTTTTTACCAAAAACTTTCCAAGGGAAAATTAAAAAAGAAGAATCCATCGAAGAGAAAGAAGGGGCATTCGGATACGTTATTTCTGGTTATAAACGAACCATGACCTTTGCTCTAAAACATAGGATCTTTGTTCTTTCTATTTTTACATTTATCTTTTTCTTCACCTTATTCCTTGCGGGAAGATTTTTACCTTTTGTGATGTTTCCTTCGGGAAGTGAAGAAGATATTGAAATCAAAGTTTGGATGCCGATTGGAACCACTCTCCAAAAGAATTTAGAAATCATTGAAAAAATAGAACCTGTTGTTACAAAAATGGCAGGTAAAGACTTTGTACATTTACGTAGTCGAATAGGGATTCATGAAAATCCTATTACAGATCCAAAACCAGGACAAGAGGTTCATAGATCTCATCTAACATTGAAGCTTGTGACGGCAGCGGATAGAAAGGAATGGGAAGATGCAAGAGTTCTTGTGAAAAAAATTCGCGAATACATTGCGGAAAACAAGGTTTCAGGAAATTTTCCTAAAGAAATGATTTACGATGTGAACGCAAGGATCAAAGGACCACCTGTAGGTAAACCTGTGAGTTTGGAGATTCGTGGAGCAGACTTTGGTGTCATCCAAGAGATTGCTGATCTCTACATCAAAGAATTGAAACAAATGGATGGAGTATCTGACATTCGTATTGATTTGGAGCTCGGTAAGGAAGAATACCGATTTTTTGTAAAAGATGAAATTGCAGGTAGAACGGACGTAAGTGCACGTGATATTGCTCGTTCGGTTCGGACTGCTTTTAACGGTGAGGTGGCCTCTACAATCAGTAAAGGCGAAGATAAAATCAATATCCTGGTTCGTTTTCCCGAAGCAGAAAGACATTCTGTATCCAGTTTAAACTTAGTAAAAGTAGAAAATAAAAATAGAAGGCTTATACCACTGAGTCAGGTCGCTTATTTTGGAAAGGATAGAGATTATTCCATGATCAACCGCCAAGATTTACAAAGGGTTGTCCGTCTGGAAGCGTCCGTTGATACAGATAAAACTACTTCTTTGTTTGTGAACCGACAATTAAAAAATCTAGTAAACGTCGACAAATATGCAGCAAACGCCTATTCGGTGATCTTTGGTGGGGAACAAGAAGATGCAGGAAAGTCCTTTCGAGATTTAGGAATTTCTATGTTACTTGCAGTGGCCGTAATCTTTGGGATTTTTATCGTGTTTTTTAATTCGGTAGGAACAACAACTGTGATCATTGGATCCATTCCGTTTGGAATTGTGGGTGTTCTTTTTGCTCTGATGACACATGGAATGCCTCTTAGTTTTATGAGTACACTTGCGATCGTAGCTCTTAGTGGTTCCATTGTGGCAAACACTCTCATTCTCATTACTTTTATTGAGGAATTAAGAATGCAAGGGATGTCGATTGAGGACGCCATCATCAACGGCGGTGCCATTCGTTTACGACCAATCTTTTTAACTACCATTAGTACAGTGATTGGACTTGTTCCTAGTGCGTACGGGATTCCTACTTTGGATCCATTTGTGCAACCTCTGTCTTTGGCCTTTGGTTGGGGGTTATTTTTTGCTACAGGGGTGACACTTATCTTTGTGCCTGTTTTGTACAGAATCAAAGAGGATTTCAAACATATCTTTTCGAAGATATCCTTTTCTAAACTTTTGCGAAAGAGTTAG